Proteins from a genomic interval of Paenibacillus sp. FSL R5-0623:
- a CDS encoding MerR family transcriptional regulator, translating into MKTPYLTVKDIIQITGITKRALHYYDKTDLLKPSKVEDNGYRYYDQEALGNLQMILLFKEMNFPLKDIAAMMQLSKEEQKDILREHRSTLVQRKQKLETIIHQLDEYVDGKDISHLHLFDDSSILSIQEQYESEAKFVYGDTKKYQEFEANVSELSAEEQEKAYQQFSANMEQVFRELAKHQDRSPASSEVQALVREWKSCLEQFMSCDAEILRCIAEAYTTDRRYAGYFDQFGDENFLRFLYQAIMVFIQSASNR; encoded by the coding sequence ATGAAGACACCCTATTTAACCGTTAAAGATATCATTCAGATTACAGGCATCACCAAACGCGCATTACATTATTACGATAAAACGGATCTATTGAAACCGAGCAAAGTCGAGGACAATGGCTATCGGTATTACGATCAAGAGGCACTCGGGAATCTACAAATGATTCTCTTGTTCAAAGAAATGAATTTCCCATTGAAAGACATTGCGGCCATGATGCAACTTTCCAAAGAAGAACAAAAAGATATCCTAAGAGAGCACCGCAGCACACTCGTTCAACGCAAACAAAAGCTCGAAACCATCATCCATCAATTGGATGAGTATGTAGATGGGAAAGATATCTCTCATCTTCATCTGTTTGACGACTCTTCCATTCTGTCCATTCAAGAACAATATGAATCTGAAGCGAAGTTTGTATATGGAGATACCAAGAAATATCAGGAATTTGAAGCTAATGTGAGCGAGCTGTCTGCGGAAGAGCAAGAAAAAGCCTATCAGCAGTTCTCGGCCAACATGGAGCAGGTGTTTCGGGAATTGGCGAAACATCAGGATCGGTCCCCTGCTTCTAGTGAGGTGCAAGCGTTAGTACGTGAATGGAAGAGTTGTCTGGAGCAATTTATGAGCTGTGATGCTGAGATTCTGAGGTGTATCGCAGAAGCCTATACGACGGATCGCCGCTATGCGGGTTATTTTGATCAGTTTGGCGATGAGAATTTTTTGAGGTTTTTGTATCAAGCGATTATGGTTTTTATACAATCGGCATCGAACAGATAA
- a CDS encoding DUF2268 domain-containing protein, translated as MKITALRSDQIYEEIIQAVPDEKLELYRERMMGPFMNKWNIQQIPFRSQEPHGFDVIMMNNFMNIAPADITTEINESLAAISSEAFWQQCHEAVRRSLSTFTDHGIELSVSEYLYTILLGDKNSPSLNMNEGISGDGGIPGYIIANLIPNGYTLPRMQSVLAHECNHNVRYQYIQWSPQITLGEVVVSEGLAESFATSLYGEELLGPWVAKTELETLNNVIKPKMKDQLHVTGFDQINPYLYGDELARLQNFTPVGMPYAAGYACGYHLIQYYLNKTGTPITEATITPASVILAETKDFWNEDTLFNR; from the coding sequence ATGAAGATTACCGCTTTACGTTCAGATCAAATCTATGAAGAGATAATCCAGGCTGTACCCGATGAGAAATTGGAGTTATACCGCGAGCGAATGATGGGTCCATTCATGAACAAATGGAACATTCAACAGATCCCGTTTCGATCTCAAGAGCCTCACGGCTTCGATGTGATCATGATGAATAACTTTATGAATATCGCTCCCGCAGATATCACGACCGAGATTAACGAATCGTTAGCAGCGATTTCGTCTGAAGCATTTTGGCAACAGTGTCATGAAGCTGTTCGTAGGAGTCTATCGACCTTTACAGATCACGGGATTGAACTATCGGTCTCCGAATATTTATATACGATTTTATTAGGCGACAAGAATAGCCCTTCACTCAATATGAACGAAGGCATCAGCGGAGATGGTGGAATCCCGGGTTATATTATTGCGAACCTGATCCCCAATGGGTATACTCTACCTCGTATGCAATCGGTGTTGGCCCATGAGTGCAATCATAATGTGAGATATCAATATATCCAGTGGAGTCCACAGATTACGCTTGGGGAGGTGGTGGTTAGCGAGGGGTTGGCCGAGAGTTTTGCGACATCCCTGTATGGAGAAGAGTTGCTAGGCCCATGGGTAGCCAAAACTGAACTGGAGACTTTGAATAACGTTATCAAGCCAAAAATGAAAGACCAGCTGCATGTCACCGGTTTTGACCAGATCAATCCGTATCTATACGGCGATGAACTTGCAAGATTGCAAAACTTCACGCCAGTAGGTATGCCCTATGCGGCTGGCTATGCCTGCGGTTATCACTTAATCCAATATTATCTGAACAAAACAGGTACACCGATTACCGAAGCCACCATCACTCCGGCAAGTGTCATTCTTGCTGAAACAAAGGACTTTTGGAATGAAGACACCCTATTTAACCGTTAA
- a CDS encoding MFS transporter, with protein sequence MMKIKSNYTKLFGAFSLTFLGDGLTLAAVPWLISTLTSDTLYASVTMTALRLPWLLFSLPVGVLIDRYSRKHMLVGAGFTRMILLLALTLCIWVGWVSIPILALFMFGIGLSRVVFDSTVQTIIPQLVDESKLEKANGQFTAGQLITSDILGVALGGFIITLHIVFPFAIDAVTAVIALLFLICLKGNFYPGDMETTKKEVRPMKNWKREMWAGIRYVYHDRFLRGLAILSVTITLMYSIILATQIFFVRDVLQLDAFAFGILISIATIGSIVGSQAVAYMRKRWSTKQLIISSILCMGIIYGVVGLTTNAYMVGGLYFCAAFFIIVYNVTRSSILQRSVPNEILGRVGGVFRFLSFGISAIGTLLGGLLVRVSETTFDRVFSLQLPYLLLSLIYILSGLIFTMKMKNHSESQQRDINA encoded by the coding sequence ATGATGAAAATCAAGTCGAACTATACCAAGTTATTCGGTGCATTTTCGCTTACTTTTTTGGGGGATGGACTTACGCTTGCTGCGGTTCCTTGGCTCATATCAACACTAACGAGCGATACGCTGTATGCCTCTGTCACGATGACGGCACTTCGTTTGCCCTGGCTGCTATTCAGTTTACCCGTGGGTGTTCTCATCGACCGATACTCACGGAAACATATGCTGGTTGGGGCAGGCTTTACACGAATGATCCTTCTGCTTGCTCTGACGTTATGCATCTGGGTAGGATGGGTGAGCATTCCGATTCTGGCTCTGTTCATGTTTGGAATTGGCCTTAGCCGAGTCGTATTCGACAGTACGGTGCAGACGATCATCCCTCAACTGGTAGATGAGAGTAAGTTGGAAAAAGCAAATGGGCAGTTCACCGCCGGACAGTTAATCACGAGTGATATTCTGGGCGTTGCTCTGGGAGGGTTTATCATAACCCTGCATATTGTTTTTCCTTTTGCCATTGACGCCGTAACGGCTGTTATTGCTCTGCTCTTTTTAATTTGTTTGAAGGGAAACTTCTATCCAGGGGATATGGAAACAACCAAGAAGGAAGTTCGTCCGATGAAAAATTGGAAACGAGAGATGTGGGCTGGTATTCGTTATGTCTATCATGATCGTTTTCTCCGCGGACTAGCCATTCTATCTGTCACCATTACGCTGATGTATTCAATCATCCTGGCTACTCAGATCTTCTTTGTACGAGATGTGCTTCAGTTGGATGCTTTTGCATTCGGTATTCTCATCTCCATTGCAACAATCGGTAGCATCGTGGGGAGCCAGGCTGTTGCTTATATGCGTAAGAGATGGAGTACAAAACAATTGATTATTTCCTCCATTCTGTGCATGGGAATCATCTACGGTGTGGTGGGTCTAACTACAAATGCGTATATGGTAGGTGGACTGTACTTCTGTGCTGCATTTTTCATTATTGTCTACAATGTTACCCGTTCCTCCATCCTGCAACGTTCCGTTCCTAATGAGATACTTGGCCGGGTCGGAGGTGTGTTTCGCTTTTTGTCCTTTGGCATTAGTGCCATCGGTACGCTTCTCGGCGGGCTATTGGTGCGAGTTAGTGAAACGACTTTTGATCGTGTATTCTCGCTCCAACTTCCTTATCTCTTGTTAAGCTTGATCTATATCCTGTCTGGTCTGATATTCACTATGAAGATGAAGAATCATTCAGAGAGCCAGCAGCGTGACATCAACGCTTGA
- a CDS encoding galactokinase family protein produces the protein MTTQPLNLIQSTEGQALLAQMYGQSQVEEQTARYTKLNATFEEYFGPQEGSKLFSAAGRSEIGGNHTDHNHGKVLAGSITLDTLAVAAPTAESVITFYSEGYDKKYVIDLTDLTPNTEDDGTTALIRGMAAGFGEFGHQVGGFQAYISSNVFSASGLSSSASFEMLICTILNHFYNDGALDVVTLAKIGQYAENHYWNKPSGLLDQMACAYGGLIAIDFENPAQPVIEPVQWDFQQNGYSLVIVNTGGNHADLTEDYAAVPYEMRAVAQALGSEYVREITADAIYANLKKIREAAGDRAVLRALHFLEENNRVDGQVQALRDGRFADFLKLITASGNSSWKWLQNVYQSGAVKEQEIGIALALTENYLQNLGDGACRIHGGGFAGVILTILPNEKVEEYMSWMHDMLDTPIIVVNVRAQGAVCLNALIANAG, from the coding sequence ATGACGACACAACCATTGAATCTGATCCAATCCACAGAGGGCCAAGCGTTGCTTGCCCAAATGTATGGACAATCACAAGTAGAGGAACAGACTGCACGGTACACGAAGCTGAACGCAACGTTCGAAGAATACTTTGGCCCGCAAGAAGGAAGCAAGTTGTTCAGCGCGGCAGGACGCAGCGAGATTGGCGGCAATCACACGGATCATAACCATGGTAAAGTGCTGGCGGGCAGCATTACGCTGGATACACTTGCGGTGGCTGCGCCAACGGCAGAATCAGTTATTACTTTTTATTCGGAAGGCTACGACAAGAAATATGTAATCGATCTCACAGATCTGACGCCAAATACGGAAGACGATGGCACAACAGCATTGATTCGCGGTATGGCTGCGGGATTCGGAGAGTTTGGACACCAGGTTGGCGGCTTCCAAGCGTACATCTCCAGTAACGTATTCTCGGCATCAGGACTCAGTTCATCGGCGTCATTCGAGATGCTGATCTGTACGATTTTGAATCACTTTTATAATGATGGAGCACTGGATGTTGTAACCTTGGCCAAAATCGGTCAGTATGCGGAGAATCATTATTGGAACAAACCTTCCGGTCTGCTGGATCAGATGGCTTGTGCGTACGGCGGTCTCATTGCTATTGATTTTGAAAACCCTGCACAGCCTGTCATTGAACCTGTTCAGTGGGATTTCCAACAAAATGGCTACTCATTGGTCATTGTGAATACAGGTGGTAACCACGCCGATCTGACGGAAGATTACGCTGCTGTGCCATATGAGATGAGAGCGGTTGCTCAGGCGCTGGGCAGTGAGTATGTTCGGGAAATTACAGCAGACGCAATCTATGCCAACCTTAAGAAGATTCGTGAAGCTGCTGGGGATCGTGCCGTGCTGCGTGCGCTTCATTTCCTGGAGGAAAACAATCGTGTCGATGGTCAGGTACAGGCGTTGCGGGATGGACGGTTTGCTGATTTCTTGAAACTGATTACGGCGTCTGGTAACTCGTCATGGAAGTGGCTGCAGAATGTATATCAGAGTGGTGCTGTGAAGGAACAGGAGATTGGCATCGCGCTAGCACTGACCGAGAATTATCTGCAAAACCTGGGTGATGGTGCTTGTCGGATTCATGGTGGTGGATTCGCAGGAGTTATTCTGACGATCCTTCCGAACGAAAAAGTAGAAGAGTATATGTCATGGATGCACGACATGTTGGATACACCGATTATTGTTGTTAATGTGCGTGCACAGGGTGCGGTATGTCTGAATGCATTAATCGCTAACGCGGGCTAA
- a CDS encoding Ger(x)C family spore germination protein, translating to MKHLLQRYLLGLLSLSMCVMTSGCWSAFEIQQVDYAKAFGIDYKDGMYHLYVQTLDFASVAKSESSTKSADTPPVWVGHAEGKTMSLALNELFRTAQLHMAWGHVTAIVMAEGVLTSKHIKDVFDMLGRFPESRYTTWVYGTREPLEKILSATSIYNMSPLDSILHNPLPTYMEESLYPPVLSFKLIATHNDPATTTYLPSLALNNTQWAENEKKHDLFLVEGAFFEKTGYDFEYFPRSQLPGYHWLIKDMRRAPLLVQKDGTIYGALSVGLPKIKIKPVIQGEDVTFNIDAQYLTALYEYLVPTSYEEMIQISEVKLREQIMQTYRHGLERGVDIYGLQEKLYRKNPKLWRKLSNNGSKMMLTEDSIQDLKIHLTIPYTGKYKRKV from the coding sequence ATGAAACACTTGTTACAGCGATATCTGCTGGGTCTGTTAAGCCTATCGATGTGTGTGATGACGAGTGGATGCTGGAGTGCCTTTGAGATTCAACAGGTAGACTACGCCAAAGCCTTTGGGATTGATTATAAGGACGGCATGTATCATCTGTATGTACAAACGCTGGATTTTGCCAGTGTCGCCAAAAGTGAAAGTTCAACCAAAAGTGCAGATACACCGCCTGTATGGGTCGGACATGCCGAGGGGAAAACCATGAGTCTGGCGCTAAACGAACTGTTCCGTACGGCTCAATTACACATGGCTTGGGGGCATGTGACAGCCATCGTTATGGCCGAAGGTGTGCTGACTAGCAAACACATCAAAGATGTGTTCGACATGCTGGGACGGTTTCCAGAATCCCGTTATACAACCTGGGTGTATGGAACACGAGAGCCTCTGGAGAAAATCCTGAGTGCAACGTCCATCTATAATATGTCGCCACTGGACAGCATTCTTCACAATCCACTCCCCACGTACATGGAAGAATCGTTATACCCGCCTGTGCTTAGCTTCAAGCTCATTGCAACACATAATGATCCGGCTACAACAACGTATCTGCCGAGTCTTGCCTTGAACAATACCCAGTGGGCTGAGAATGAGAAGAAACATGATTTGTTTCTGGTGGAAGGGGCCTTTTTCGAGAAGACTGGCTATGACTTTGAATACTTTCCACGCAGTCAGCTTCCCGGTTATCATTGGTTAATCAAGGACATGCGGCGGGCTCCCTTGCTTGTGCAGAAGGATGGAACGATCTATGGAGCACTCAGTGTAGGATTACCAAAGATCAAAATTAAACCTGTCATTCAGGGTGAAGACGTTACGTTCAATATTGATGCCCAATACCTCACTGCCCTGTACGAATACCTGGTGCCCACCTCGTATGAAGAGATGATCCAGATTAGTGAAGTGAAATTGCGCGAGCAGATCATGCAGACCTATCGTCACGGCCTTGAGCGTGGTGTGGATATTTACGGTCTTCAGGAGAAGCTGTATCGTAAGAATCCGAAACTCTGGCGTAAGTTATCCAACAATGGCAGCAAGATGATGCTTACCGAAGACTCGATTCAAGATCTGAAAATCCATCTCACCATCCCGTATACAGGGAAATATAAACGGAAAGTATAG
- a CDS encoding spore germination protein, protein MPISSQPKNDREVEPFRMNEHNLNTFFAGSDDVIINSHMFGEPPMQLLMTYCSGMVDSEAIYDIILPELKRTYENTHFVRTSDIEKCISLDWTRMDLQDPAFGTELMSLRVFEGHMLICIPSLQTMWSIDISNLPTRTPEESTTEVSIRGARDGFIEPLAVNVALIRTRLRTNQLACNIELIGSRSATKVALMYIKNIANPDLIEDVQDRLRKIETERILTANELEELLSPSKITLFPVTHYTGRPDFAAECLLNGRFILIVDGNPSAIIGPVNLFLLLKSPEDASFPFLAVNVGRMLRFLGLMITVFLPGFYIALTSFHMDQIPFPLVATISVGRMGLPMESGMEMFLIMLLMELFREAGVRLPSAIGQTLTVVGGLIIGDSAIRAGMVSPLMIVIIAVTVVAGATIVNQVMTSSVLILRFLCFVLGASLGIYGFILSLILFLIYLTDLKSFGIPYLTPLTPLHFKQAIASLFKLPKGLGKRRPVYLETQEPRKKGNGR, encoded by the coding sequence GTGCCGATCTCATCCCAACCCAAGAATGATCGTGAAGTTGAACCGTTCCGAATGAACGAGCATAACCTGAACACCTTTTTTGCCGGATCTGATGATGTCATCATCAATAGTCATATGTTCGGAGAACCTCCAATGCAACTCCTTATGACCTATTGCAGCGGTATGGTAGATAGTGAAGCAATCTACGATATTATTCTCCCGGAACTCAAACGAACATATGAAAATACACACTTTGTCCGTACATCCGACATTGAAAAGTGCATCAGCCTAGATTGGACCCGAATGGATCTGCAAGATCCGGCATTTGGAACTGAACTGATGTCTCTCCGTGTTTTTGAAGGCCATATGTTGATCTGTATTCCTTCCCTGCAAACCATGTGGAGTATTGATATATCTAACCTCCCTACTCGGACACCGGAGGAATCCACCACCGAAGTTTCGATCCGCGGGGCAAGAGATGGGTTCATTGAACCACTTGCCGTCAATGTTGCCTTGATACGCACCCGACTGCGTACGAACCAACTGGCCTGCAATATCGAACTGATCGGTTCACGTTCTGCAACCAAAGTGGCATTGATGTATATCAAGAATATCGCCAATCCGGATCTGATCGAAGACGTCCAGGATCGATTGCGTAAGATTGAGACCGAACGCATCTTGACCGCCAATGAACTGGAAGAATTGCTGTCACCTTCGAAAATTACTTTGTTTCCCGTCACCCATTATACGGGCAGGCCTGACTTTGCTGCAGAATGTCTCCTGAACGGACGTTTTATCCTCATTGTCGACGGCAATCCCAGCGCCATTATTGGGCCAGTCAATCTGTTTCTTCTGCTCAAATCACCGGAAGATGCCAGCTTTCCCTTCTTAGCTGTCAACGTAGGGCGGATGCTGCGCTTTCTTGGCCTGATGATCACCGTGTTCCTGCCCGGATTCTATATTGCGCTGACATCCTTTCATATGGATCAGATCCCCTTTCCACTAGTCGCGACGATCTCGGTTGGACGCATGGGACTTCCGATGGAATCGGGAATGGAGATGTTTCTCATTATGCTGCTGATGGAGCTGTTCCGTGAGGCAGGGGTACGTTTGCCAAGTGCCATCGGCCAGACATTAACTGTCGTTGGAGGTCTGATTATCGGAGATTCCGCCATTCGAGCCGGCATGGTCTCTCCACTCATGATTGTCATCATCGCAGTTACCGTCGTAGCTGGAGCAACCATTGTGAATCAGGTCATGACCAGTTCTGTGCTGATCCTGCGGTTCCTTTGTTTTGTCTTGGGAGCTTCCCTCGGTATCTATGGCTTCATCCTGTCGTTGATTCTGTTCCTCATCTACCTGACCGATCTCAAATCATTTGGCATTCCATATCTCACGCCGTTAACACCACTTCATTTCAAACAAGCGATAGCTTCATTATTCAAACTGCCAAAGGGGTTAGGTAAACGAAGACCCGTCTATCTTGAGACTCAAGAACCGCGTAAGAAAGGAAACGGACGATGA
- a CDS encoding endospore germination permease, whose protein sequence is MSREKGQITIWLSFSIILLSAGLVCHVLSIPGILEAAGRDGWLSVVAAGPFFMLFLCMMYIIIRRVRGQRLTDWITREFGAVPSWIFRISASILLFTLGTHTLYETTNWTVSTYLQFTPPYVLAGGGALVAAWAAAKGIRSIAMTSSLLLPFVILLGYFVMSANMKYKDYSLLFPIMENGMGPVWRGMIYSLAGLMEIWILMLFQHEIKGKIRWWYILILGVFMLSMAIGPTIGAIVEFGPEEAAKQRNSPYEQWKLVNIGKLLQHVDFLSIYQWLSGSFARVAISMYLIVDLLNFRRPKKRYIAILIITVIMSFMAMQWWRIDYVDYYVDHIQFPVMLAYVSIVTVILTIAALIHKKDKEAPERADLIPTQE, encoded by the coding sequence ATGAGTCGTGAAAAAGGTCAGATTACCATCTGGTTGTCCTTTTCCATCATTTTATTAAGTGCCGGATTGGTCTGCCATGTCTTGTCCATTCCAGGAATTCTCGAAGCAGCAGGCAGGGATGGATGGTTGTCTGTCGTGGCGGCTGGCCCTTTTTTCATGTTGTTTCTATGTATGATGTACATCATTATTCGGCGTGTACGTGGACAGCGATTAACAGATTGGATTACGCGAGAATTCGGTGCTGTTCCTTCATGGATCTTCCGGATCTCCGCTTCCATTCTACTGTTCACGCTTGGCACACATACGTTGTATGAGACAACTAACTGGACCGTGTCCACATATCTTCAATTCACGCCACCTTACGTTCTGGCTGGTGGCGGGGCACTGGTTGCCGCGTGGGCAGCGGCTAAAGGCATACGCTCCATTGCGATGACTTCCAGTCTGCTGCTGCCCTTTGTCATTTTGCTTGGTTATTTTGTAATGTCCGCCAATATGAAATATAAAGACTACAGTCTATTGTTCCCGATTATGGAGAACGGCATGGGGCCCGTCTGGCGGGGCATGATCTACTCTCTTGCCGGGCTTATGGAAATCTGGATTCTTATGTTGTTCCAGCATGAAATCAAAGGCAAAATTCGGTGGTGGTATATTCTGATCCTCGGCGTTTTCATGCTCAGTATGGCGATCGGACCCACGATCGGAGCCATCGTCGAATTCGGTCCCGAAGAAGCAGCCAAACAACGAAACAGTCCCTATGAGCAATGGAAACTTGTGAATATTGGAAAACTATTGCAACACGTTGATTTTCTGTCCATCTATCAGTGGCTAAGTGGTTCCTTCGCAAGGGTCGCCATATCCATGTATCTTATCGTGGATCTTCTGAATTTCCGCAGACCGAAGAAACGATATATCGCGATTCTCATCATTACCGTCATCATGAGCTTTATGGCGATGCAATGGTGGCGCATTGATTACGTGGACTATTACGTGGATCATATTCAGTTCCCGGTCATGCTGGCCTATGTCTCAATCGTTACCGTGATATTAACCATTGCTGCATTAATCCACAAAAAAGACAAGGAGGCTCCCGAACGTGCCGATCTCATCCCAACCCAAGAATGA
- a CDS encoding NAD(P)-dependent oxidoreductase, whose protein sequence is MTITTKAPGETKVGFIGTGVMGKSMAGHIQRAGYPLHVYTRTAAKAEALVKEGAVWHDTPGKLAAACDVIITMVGYPKDVEEIYLGEDGLVANAKPGSYLIDMTTSSPLLAARIFEAAEAKGLHALDAPVSGGDIGAQNAKLSIMVGGSSEAFEAVRPLFEQMGTNIVLQGKAGAGQHTKMCNQIAIASGMMGVCEALAYAKTSGLDAETVLKSIATGAAGSWSLSNLGPRMIAGDYEPGFYVKHFIKDMGIALESAKAMGMKTPGLALAESLYQEIANNGLDEKGTQVLYTYYLQA, encoded by the coding sequence ATGACAATAACGACTAAGGCACCTGGAGAGACAAAAGTTGGCTTTATTGGTACAGGCGTGATGGGTAAAAGCATGGCTGGGCACATCCAGAGAGCAGGGTATCCGCTGCATGTGTACACGCGAACTGCTGCCAAAGCAGAAGCATTGGTGAAGGAAGGTGCCGTATGGCATGACACACCAGGCAAACTGGCTGCCGCGTGTGATGTAATCATCACGATGGTGGGGTATCCGAAGGATGTGGAGGAGATTTATCTCGGTGAGGATGGGCTCGTAGCCAATGCCAAACCGGGTTCATATCTGATTGATATGACGACCTCAAGTCCGTTACTGGCTGCACGAATCTTTGAAGCTGCGGAAGCCAAAGGACTGCATGCACTGGACGCACCTGTGTCGGGCGGTGATATCGGAGCGCAGAACGCCAAGCTGTCCATTATGGTTGGGGGTAGTTCGGAGGCCTTTGAAGCTGTGCGTCCGCTGTTTGAGCAGATGGGCACCAACATTGTGCTGCAAGGCAAGGCGGGAGCCGGGCAGCATACCAAAATGTGCAACCAGATTGCCATTGCCTCTGGCATGATGGGCGTATGCGAAGCACTTGCCTATGCCAAGACGTCTGGTCTGGACGCGGAGACCGTGCTGAAGAGCATTGCTACCGGTGCAGCCGGAAGCTGGTCGCTCAGCAATCTTGGTCCGCGCATGATCGCAGGCGATTATGAGCCTGGATTCTATGTGAAGCATTTTATCAAAGACATGGGAATTGCACTGGAGTCTGCAAAAGCGATGGGTATGAAAACGCCCGGGCTGGCTCTGGCCGAATCCCTGTATCAGGAAATAGCGAATAATGGTCTGGATGAAAAAGGTACACAGGTACTCTACACCTATTATCTTCAGGCTTAA
- a CDS encoding nuclease-related domain-containing protein codes for MFKKILSLFKTQPELANQITASASALPSTTTIPPRMVRSKRKKKAEGDWTRQPEEPSTADQLIGLPSQYKVLNDLLVTNPKSRSGYSQIDHVVIGPRAIFVIETRNLTTGEIRGGRREANWSVSSSRVKMYNPLMQHRAHVEAIHAHLGDYKRVRLVSMVTFTNRCRISVDPAVRYVNSDELIIYDHELVETIQRKTERLETEVPETVFQEKDIQAIYALLSSVNSTDPQIRSEHMEKAKGIK; via the coding sequence ATGTTCAAGAAAATCCTGTCTCTGTTCAAGACACAACCAGAACTTGCGAACCAGATTACAGCCTCCGCTTCAGCGTTACCATCAACGACAACCATTCCCCCGCGTATGGTCCGTAGTAAGCGCAAGAAAAAAGCGGAAGGGGATTGGACACGTCAGCCTGAGGAGCCTAGTACAGCAGATCAGCTGATAGGTCTTCCAAGTCAATATAAAGTGCTGAACGACCTGCTCGTTACCAATCCGAAGTCACGCTCCGGTTATTCGCAGATTGATCATGTCGTGATCGGCCCTCGGGCAATCTTTGTGATCGAAACCCGAAATCTGACGACAGGTGAGATTCGCGGCGGACGAAGAGAGGCCAATTGGTCGGTCAGCAGCAGCCGGGTCAAAATGTACAATCCACTCATGCAGCATCGTGCACATGTGGAAGCCATCCATGCACACCTCGGAGACTACAAAAGAGTACGCCTTGTCTCCATGGTGACTTTCACCAACCGTTGCCGCATCAGTGTTGATCCTGCTGTGAGATATGTGAATTCAGATGAACTGATCATCTACGATCATGAATTGGTGGAAACGATTCAGCGCAAGACAGAACGACTTGAGACAGAGGTTCCCGAAACCGTATTTCAAGAGAAGGATATCCAGGCGATCTACGCTCTGTTATCATCGGTCAATTCCACCGATCCTCAGATTCGGTCAGAGCATATGGAGAAGGCTAAAGGGATCAAATAA